From a single Sporosarcina oncorhynchi genomic region:
- the smpB gene encoding SsrA-binding protein SmpB, protein MAKGQGKVLAINKKANHDFAIEETIEAGIVLQGTEIKSIRNGKVQIRDAFVLIRNNEAWISNMHISPYEQGNQFNHDPLRSRKLLLHKKQIRSLIGQTKQEGFAIVPLKMYLKDGFAKVLIGIGKGKKLYDKREDLKKKEAKREVERAFKAKQQY, encoded by the coding sequence ATGGCGAAGGGTCAAGGGAAAGTATTAGCGATTAATAAAAAAGCGAATCATGATTTTGCCATTGAAGAGACGATTGAAGCTGGTATTGTTCTGCAAGGGACCGAAATCAAATCGATTCGTAATGGTAAGGTCCAAATTCGTGATGCGTTTGTTTTGATCCGCAATAATGAAGCATGGATCTCCAATATGCATATTAGTCCGTACGAACAAGGAAACCAATTTAACCACGATCCATTGCGATCTCGAAAGCTACTATTGCATAAGAAGCAGATCAGGTCATTGATCGGTCAAACAAAGCAAGAAGGTTTTGCGATTGTGCCGCTTAAAATGTACTTGAAAGATGGTTTTGCAAAAGTATTGATCGGTATCGGTAAAGGGAAGAAGTTGTACGATAAACGCGAAGACTTGAAGAAGAAAGAAGCGAAGCGTGAAGTGGAACGTGCTTTCAAGGCAAAACAGCAATATTGA
- the rnr gene encoding ribonuclease R: protein MEEELKARILAFMREETYKPLTVQEIQELMGIEGAAEFKELVKMLVQLEQKGNIIRSRTNRYGVPEKMNMMRGKFIGHAKGFGFVAPETDGMDDIFIPPPEVNGAMNGDIVLVRVSKGSFGDRREGSIIRVVERKTTKVVGMYQDNKGFGFVIPDDKKLPMDIFIGKGNSLDAVDGHKVVVEITEWPSDLKSATGMVVQILGHKNDPGVDILSIIHKHGIEVEFPKEVMDQANKTPDEVQENELFKRRDLREELVITIDGADAKDLDDAIGLVKNADGTFTLSVHIADVSHYVQQNTPLDDAAYDRGTSVYLTDRVIPMLPHKLSNGICSLNPHVDRLTLSCSMTIDHNGKTIDHEIFESVIQSKERMTYTEVYKIISEKDEELMEKYAHIVPMLNNMAELASILRQKRIDRGAIDFDFKESKVLVDEKGWPTDIVIRERTEAERLIEEFMLAANETVAEHFHWLQVPFLYRIHEDPKAEKLQRFFEFITNFGIVVKGAGNKVHPRALQEIVESIEGMPEETVISTMLLRSMQQAKYFEESLGHFGLSADFYTHFTSPIRRYPDLIVHRLIRTYLIEKDVSPQTIAHWNANLPEIAQHTSERERRAVDAERDTDALKKAQFMLDKIGEEFDGVISSVTNFGMFIELENTVEGLVHVSYMNDDYYRFDDRQMMMIGEHTGKQFRIGDEVTIRVVSVKPEESAIDFEIAGMKQSFHRARKETPKVIHAKKGGDRSSSGSSKPKSDKKPGSGKPKRKFYEDVAKPKKKKKKQVPRKRK from the coding sequence ATGGAAGAAGAACTTAAAGCACGAATATTAGCTTTCATGAGAGAAGAAACGTATAAACCGCTAACCGTTCAAGAAATCCAAGAGTTAATGGGAATCGAAGGGGCTGCGGAGTTCAAGGAACTTGTGAAAATGCTCGTTCAATTGGAGCAAAAAGGGAATATTATCCGTTCGCGCACGAATCGCTATGGTGTTCCTGAAAAAATGAATATGATGCGTGGTAAGTTTATCGGTCATGCAAAAGGATTTGGATTTGTCGCACCTGAAACGGACGGGATGGATGATATATTCATACCGCCGCCTGAAGTGAACGGTGCAATGAATGGAGATATCGTTCTCGTCCGCGTTTCAAAAGGGTCATTCGGAGATCGTCGGGAAGGTTCAATTATCCGCGTCGTTGAACGTAAAACGACGAAAGTAGTCGGGATGTATCAGGACAATAAAGGATTTGGATTTGTTATTCCTGACGATAAAAAACTACCGATGGATATCTTTATCGGCAAAGGAAACTCGCTTGACGCAGTCGACGGGCATAAAGTGGTTGTGGAAATCACTGAATGGCCGAGCGATTTAAAGTCAGCTACTGGAATGGTTGTTCAAATACTCGGTCATAAAAACGACCCGGGTGTCGATATCCTGTCGATCATCCATAAGCATGGAATTGAAGTCGAGTTCCCGAAAGAAGTTATGGATCAGGCGAATAAAACACCTGACGAAGTACAGGAAAACGAACTGTTTAAACGCCGCGACTTGCGTGAAGAGCTTGTCATCACGATCGATGGCGCGGATGCGAAAGACTTGGACGATGCCATTGGACTCGTAAAAAATGCGGACGGGACATTTACATTATCTGTTCATATCGCGGACGTTAGCCATTATGTACAACAAAATACGCCTCTTGACGATGCGGCGTATGACCGTGGCACGAGTGTTTATTTAACGGATCGTGTAATTCCAATGCTTCCTCATAAGTTGTCAAATGGAATCTGTTCCTTGAATCCACATGTTGACCGTTTGACATTATCGTGTTCAATGACAATCGACCATAACGGGAAAACAATTGATCATGAAATTTTTGAAAGTGTCATTCAGTCGAAAGAACGAATGACGTATACGGAAGTCTATAAAATCATCTCAGAAAAAGATGAAGAGCTGATGGAGAAGTATGCACATATCGTTCCGATGCTTAACAATATGGCGGAGCTTGCGTCCATTTTACGACAGAAGCGAATTGACCGCGGAGCAATCGATTTCGATTTCAAAGAATCCAAAGTGCTTGTTGATGAAAAGGGTTGGCCGACAGATATCGTTATCCGTGAACGTACGGAGGCGGAGCGTCTGATCGAGGAATTCATGCTGGCAGCGAACGAAACGGTTGCAGAGCATTTCCACTGGCTGCAAGTGCCATTCCTATACCGTATTCACGAAGACCCTAAAGCAGAGAAGCTTCAGCGTTTCTTCGAGTTCATCACGAATTTCGGTATTGTCGTCAAAGGTGCTGGGAATAAAGTGCATCCACGCGCATTGCAGGAAATTGTCGAGTCCATTGAAGGCATGCCTGAAGAGACGGTTATTTCTACAATGTTATTACGTTCGATGCAACAGGCGAAGTATTTTGAAGAGAGCCTAGGCCACTTCGGTTTATCAGCTGATTTCTATACGCATTTCACATCGCCAATTAGACGGTACCCGGATTTGATCGTCCATCGGTTGATCCGCACGTATTTAATCGAGAAAGATGTGTCTCCTCAGACGATTGCGCACTGGAATGCCAATTTGCCTGAAATTGCACAGCATACATCTGAGCGTGAGCGTAGAGCAGTCGATGCAGAACGTGATACGGATGCGCTGAAGAAGGCGCAATTCATGCTTGATAAGATCGGTGAAGAATTCGATGGTGTCATTTCTTCCGTTACGAACTTCGGGATGTTTATTGAACTCGAAAACACCGTCGAAGGCCTTGTGCATGTCAGTTATATGAATGATGATTATTATCGTTTTGACGATCGTCAAATGATGATGATTGGTGAGCACACAGGCAAGCAGTTCAGAATTGGGGATGAAGTGACGATTCGCGTCGTTTCCGTCAAACCTGAGGAATCTGCGATCGACTTTGAAATTGCGGGGATGAAACAGTCCTTCCATAGAGCGCGCAAGGAGACACCAAAAGTCATCCATGCGAAAAAAGGCGGAGACCGTTCTTCATCAGGTTCTTCGAAGCCTAAGTCGGATAAGAAGCCTGGATCGGGTAAACCCAAGAGGAAGTTTTATGAAGATGTCGCGAAACCTAAAAAGAAGAAGAAAAAACAGGTTCCGAGAAAGAGGAAGTAA
- a CDS encoding alpha/beta hydrolase produces MRIAQPRPFFFESGKRAVLLLHGFTGTSADVRMLGRFLEKKGYTSLAPHYRGHGVPPEELIETGPDQWWEDVVAGYEQLRAAGYEEIAVGGLSLGGVFSLKVGVKLPVKGIVTMCAPMSMKTTDVMYQGVLKYAAEYKKFEGKSEAQIEEEMDALRGQSMPSLSDLRDLIYRVRDELGEVEKPLFVVQSRKDEVIDPNSANVIFENANSAQKNSKWFEESGHVITLGPEKEQLHEDIYQFLESLDWNV; encoded by the coding sequence ATGAGAATTGCACAGCCTAGGCCGTTCTTTTTTGAGAGTGGGAAACGGGCGGTTTTGTTGTTACATGGATTTACAGGAACGTCAGCGGACGTACGGATGCTTGGACGGTTCCTTGAGAAGAAAGGCTATACATCACTTGCACCACATTATAGAGGGCATGGTGTGCCTCCTGAAGAGTTGATTGAAACTGGTCCTGATCAGTGGTGGGAAGATGTCGTCGCAGGCTATGAACAATTACGAGCTGCTGGGTACGAGGAAATTGCAGTTGGCGGTTTATCGTTAGGTGGCGTATTTTCCTTAAAAGTAGGGGTTAAACTGCCAGTTAAGGGTATTGTTACAATGTGTGCCCCGATGTCGATGAAAACGACGGATGTTATGTATCAAGGCGTGTTGAAATATGCTGCTGAATACAAGAAGTTTGAAGGAAAATCAGAAGCGCAAATCGAAGAAGAGATGGATGCGCTTCGTGGACAGTCGATGCCTTCGTTGAGCGACTTGCGTGATTTGATTTATCGTGTCAGAGACGAGCTTGGCGAAGTTGAGAAGCCATTATTTGTCGTACAATCACGTAAAGATGAAGTAATCGATCCAAATTCGGCAAATGTGATTTTTGAAAACGCTAATTCTGCACAAAAAAATAGTAAATGGTTTGAAGAATCAGGGCACGTCATCACATTAGGTCCTGAAAAAGAGCAACTTCATGAAGATATATATCAATTTCTTGAATCGCTTGACTGGAACGTGTGA
- the secG gene encoding preprotein translocase subunit SecG, which yields MHALFMTLLVIVSLALIVVVLLQSGKSAGLSGAISGGAEQLFGKQKARGLDLVLQRVTIVLSVLFFVLAIAIVKI from the coding sequence GTGCATGCTTTGTTTATGACGTTGTTAGTAATCGTATCATTGGCGTTAATTGTTGTTGTATTATTGCAATCTGGTAAAAGTGCGGGTCTATCTGGAGCCATCTCCGGTGGTGCCGAACAGCTTTTTGGAAAACAGAAGGCACGTGGGTTAGACTTAGTGCTACAACGAGTGACAATTGTACTTTCAGTTTTATTTTTCGTTTTGGCGATTGCCATCGTTAAGATTTAA